A portion of the Herpetosiphon gulosus genome contains these proteins:
- a CDS encoding glycosyltransferase family 2 protein — MHPIPVIIVSYNTRNLLRECLASLALSSLPTQAIVVDNASHDGSVAMVQTEFPQAHVIESGANLGFAKANNLGIRQALLGQPNYLLLLNPDAQLTSGALETLVAFLEQHSRVGMVAPRLLYPDGSFQAAAFRFPTLLMNLFDLYPPRGRGFGRLYNHPLNGRYPQDGGDEAFAIDHPLGAAMLVRAETLAEVGLLNEDFWLYAEEVELCWRIRQAGWAIWQEPQATVIHYGGASSSQFRVRSFLALQQARSQFFGLAYSQRFNRWHRRLMTFAGLQRSLAAAWQWQKQTIDQAELRRRTWAWAKVREVIQSSNQPKD, encoded by the coding sequence ATGCATCCAATTCCAGTGATTATTGTTTCCTACAATACCCGTAATTTGTTGCGCGAATGTTTGGCAAGTTTGGCCTTGAGCAGCCTACCAACCCAAGCGATTGTGGTCGATAATGCTTCGCATGATGGCAGCGTTGCCATGGTTCAAACTGAATTCCCCCAAGCCCATGTGATCGAATCAGGGGCTAATTTAGGCTTTGCTAAGGCCAATAATCTTGGTATTCGTCAGGCCTTGCTTGGGCAACCAAATTATTTGTTGTTGCTCAACCCCGATGCCCAACTGACTAGCGGAGCCTTGGAAACACTCGTAGCCTTCTTGGAGCAACATTCGCGGGTGGGGATGGTTGCGCCACGCTTGTTGTACCCCGATGGCTCGTTTCAAGCAGCAGCCTTTCGTTTCCCAACCTTGCTGATGAATCTGTTTGATCTCTATCCGCCGCGTGGGCGGGGCTTTGGGCGGCTCTACAATCACCCGCTCAACGGGCGCTATCCACAGGATGGTGGCGATGAAGCCTTTGCAATTGACCATCCCTTGGGCGCTGCAATGTTGGTGCGAGCCGAAACCTTGGCCGAAGTTGGTCTTTTGAATGAAGATTTTTGGCTGTATGCCGAAGAAGTTGAGCTGTGCTGGCGAATTCGCCAAGCAGGCTGGGCAATTTGGCAAGAACCACAAGCAACCGTCATTCATTATGGTGGGGCTAGCTCCAGCCAATTTCGGGTACGCTCGTTTTTGGCCTTGCAACAAGCCCGATCACAATTTTTTGGTTTGGCCTATAGTCAGCGTTTCAATCGTTGGCATCGCCGTTTAATGACATTTGCAGGCCTGCAACGTAGCTTGGCGGCTGCTTGGCAATGGCAAAAACAGACGATCGATCAAGCTGAATTACGCCGCCGAACTTGGGCGTGGGCTAAAGTACGCGAAGTCATCCAATCTTCCAATCAACCAAAGGATTAA